One segment of Euwallacea fornicatus isolate EFF26 chromosome 23, ASM4011564v1, whole genome shotgun sequence DNA contains the following:
- the LOC136346566 gene encoding uncharacterized protein isoform X2 produces the protein MPETYNDQNQLILSLLCITALVVSAVYYAKSGSSNGYLDDPDVNTTHQIKEDVSKNGSKILSTPKLGLKPQPSCPPLNKPLELAVICSEYFSARMSCTPDDILNPIKHKIPKYYYRKKAAKNNSNDTQNTIVNYVIAIVLLTSLGAALLELYRAKMCPSSGNEKKGNKNPTNRKCSLADLTVLKHHRRELMRRESILEQPFEGESNEQFHQASLPSSSDSALVGGFGGRRNSRKLSTAGDFGRRLSIVNEVDRKLSIVGDDAVWRRGSVIGEDSSPERRHYTRLVHRH, from the exons ATGCCAGAGACGTATAACGACCAAAACCAGTTAATTTTGTCCTTACTGTGCATTACCGCTTTGGTTGTGTCCGCAGTGTATTATGCCAAAAGTGGCAGTTCCAATGGGTATTTGGATGATCCAGATGTCAATACCACGCATCAGATTAAAGAGGATGTAAGCAAAAATGgttcgaaaattttatctaCA CCTAAATTAGGGCTTAAGCCACAACCTTCATGTCCTCctttaaataaaccattagAGTTGGCAGTGATTTGTTCAGAATACTTTTCTGCCAGAATGAGTTGCACACCTGATGACATTTTGAACCCCATAAAGCACAAAATTCCGAAATATTATTATAGAAAGAAGGCAGCGAAGAATAATTCCAACGACACTCAAA ATACAATCGTCAATTATGTCATTGCTATCGTGCTCTTAACCTCACTGGGCGCAGCCCTCTTAGAGCTCTACCGAGCCAAGATGTGCCCATCTTCGGGGAACGAGAAGAAGGGTAACAAAAACCCCACGAACCGAAAATGCTCCTTAGCAGATCTGACGGTGCTGAAGCACCATAGAAGGGAGTTGATGAGACGCGAGAGCATTCTGGAGCAGCCCTTTGAGGGGGAGTCGAACGAGCAGTTCCATCAGG CATCGCTTCCATCTTCAAGTGACTCGGCTTTAGTTGGAGGATTTGGAGGACGCAGGAATTCTAGAAAGCTCTCCACTGCCGGGGATTTTGGCAGAAGATTGTCGATAGTTAATGAGGTGGATCGGAAATTGTCAATCGTCGGTGATGACGCGGTTTGGAGGAGGGGAAGTGTTATTGGAGAGGATTCCTCTCCAGAGAGGAGGCATTATACCAGGCTCGTGCACAGGCATTGA
- the LOC136346504 gene encoding fanconi-associated nuclease 1-like — MTHSVSLSTSKRSSSAIASLSGNEKGSENYSNYSNLSGLSEKNYAMKKRKIEKVQNLQNKILLEFEKLINIVLDNIHLKYMLDAEKLRKVHNFQKISPDQKYLLLRFYSLSNRWYNIYKFCSKVHFDADDKKIFDIFKKFHNEGLVEFVDYQNDKCDLRNLLEPLSTDQLKKISTELFFNEKPNKRTIKSNLKTQIAEKYSSTNDLKVFAMQAIEKVLGRAARLSQSLYDTFNYIYILSTFTNPKLSDISNYFKHVINENGVFLEVQIQTYPVFSTRDDFTKYVAAVQMQKQLDCERNIIEINILADKAYQKLLADQRQGAENIFPHIQQFASNQVYCSILSKCCELLFKNNNCENDNLRMWLNFLSQKFSNSRQLGTWLYQIVKILEKKENIEEVADILIKNLSERINVVLKEKDLFELGKIGRLTIKKLRKLGIVSKCDRLIELIPRNIDISLFKRCYINLSKRRNESERRNESKIQEATLLHYSNQGYQSVKNMGHVLKALLVLYFWDIIYYPKVVVPATFISQLQFAPIDMYIFDSLNCCSRFYGERKKFIDQRIEEIKINWSEERLVEFGKKNYQLHSQRFSAAGVIMNIIDNVNTIEVLVSVIGREILAKIFERLITDLDQYDEGMPEFLFWNTDGISPKFVVNSTSDSLTELPIATSLWLEYLALNKAQVEVCVVHAADIKNKMKIQSSSATKHNST; from the exons ATGACCCATTCAGTTTCTTTGAGTACTTCGAAAAGATCGTCAAGTGCGATCGCCAGTTTATCAGGAAATGAGAAAGGAAGTGAAAACTATAGTAATTACAGCAATTTATCAGGCCTTTCTGAAAAAAACTATGCaatgaagaagagaaaaattgaGAAGGTGCAGAACttgcaaaacaaaatattgcttgaatttgaaaagttgatTAACATAGTGTTGGACAACATTCATCTAAA ATACATGCTTGATGCTGAAAAACTCAGAAAAgtgcataattttcaaaaaattagtcCCGATCAGAAATACTTGCTGCTGAGGTTTTATTCACTATCAAATCGTTGGTACaacatatacaaattttgCTCAAAAGTGCATTTCGATGCagatgacaaaaaaatattcgacatttttaaaaaatttcacaacGAAGGTTTAGTAGAGTTCGTAGATTACCAAAATGATAAATGTGACTTGAGGAACCTACTCGAGCCTCTTTCTACTGACCAACTCAAAAAGATATCgactgaacttttttttaatgaaaaaccaaataaaagaACCATTAAATCCAATCTTAAGACACAAATTGCGGAGAAGTACAGCAGTACAAACGATTTAAAGGTCTTCGCTATGCAGGCAATAGAAAAAGTGTTGGGACGTGCTGCTAGACTTAGCCAATCATTGTATGACACtttcaattatatttatattctaTCTACATTCACAAATCCGAAGCTTTCCGATATTAGTAACTATTTTAAACATGTAATTAATGAGAATGGAGTATTTCTCGAGGTGCAAATCCAAACTTATCCAGTCTTTAGTACGAGAGACGATTTTACAAAATACGTTGCTGCCGTGCAAATGCAGAAGCAATTAGATTGCGAAAGAAATATCATAG AAATAAACATACTTGCGGATAAAGCATACCAAAAGCTATTGGCAGACCAACGACAAGgtgctgaaaatatttttccgcaCATTCAACAATTTGCCTCCAACCAGGTTTATTGCTCTATATTGTCAAAATGCTGcgaattactttttaaaaacaataactgCGAAAACGACAATTTGCGGATGTGGCTTAACTTTCTTTCGcagaaattttctaatagcAGGCAGTTAGGAACATGGTTGTACCAGATCgttaaaattctagaaaaaaaagagaacatCGAAGAG GTagcagatattttaattaaaaacctcTCTGAAAgaataaatgttgttttaaaggaaaaggATTTGTTTGAACTGGGTAAAATTGGTCGGCTAACGattaaaaagttaagaaaGTTGGGGATTGTTTCCAAGTGTGACAG gcTTATAGAATTAATTCCGAGAAATATCGATATATCACTGTTTAAGCGATGCTACATTAATTTGTCTAAAAGAAGGAATGAATCTGAAAGAAGGAATGAATCCAAAATTCAAGAGGCGACTTTACTTCATTATTCTAA CCAAGGTTATCAAAGCGTGAAAAACATGGGGCATGTACTGAAAGCACTTCtagttctttatttttgggaCATCATTTACTATCCCAAAGTAGTCGTTCCTGCCACTTTCATTAGTCAGCTTCAGTTCGCTCCCATTGACATGTACATCTTTGATAGTCTCAATTGCTGCTCACGGTTCTATGGGGAGAGAAAGAAATTTATCGATCAACGAATTGAGGAAATCA AAATCAACTGGTCTGAAGAACGTTTAGTGGAATTTGGTAAGAAAAATTACCAATTGCATTCGCAAAGATTTAGCGCCGCAGGAGTAATCATGAATATTATCGACAATGTTAACACAATCGAAGTCCTGGTTTCTGTCATTGGTAGAGAGATTCTGGCTAAGATTTTTGAAAG ACTAATAACTGATTTAGATCAGTATGACGAAGGAATGCCAGAGTTTTTGTTTTGGAACACTGACGGGATATCTCCCAAATTCGTTGTCAACTCAACATCTGATTCCCTCACTGAGCTGCCAATTGCAACAAGCTTGTGGCTTGAATACCTGGCCCTGAACAAAGCTCAGGTTGAAGTTTGTGTCGTCCATGCAGCAGATATCAAAAATAAGATGAAAATACAATCTTCAAGTGCAACCAAACACAACAGTACCTAG
- the Rpt1 gene encoding 26S proteasome regulatory subunit 7 translates to MPDHLGDDMRKVKNSEPEQEEKEIKSLDEGDIALLKTYGQGQYTKSIKTVEEDIQTIIKRVNELTGIKESDTGLAPPALWDLAADKQTLQNEQPLQVARCTKIINADTDDPKYIINVKQFAKFVVDLADSVAPTDIEEGMRVGVDRNKYQIHIPLPPKIDPTVTMMQVEEKPDVTYSDVGGCKEQIEKLREVVETPLLHPEKFVKLGIEPPKGVLLFGPPGTGKTLCARAVANRTDACFIRVIGSELVQKYVGEGARMVRELFEMARSKKACLIFFDEIDAIGGARFDDGAGGDNEVQRTMLELINQLDGFDPRGNIKVLMATNRPDTLDPALMRPGRLDRKVEFGLPDLEGRSHIFKIHARSMSVERDIRFELLARLCPNSTGAEIRSVCTEAGMFAIRARRKVATEKDFLEAVNKVIKSYAKFSATPRYMTYN, encoded by the exons ATGCCTGACCACCTTGGAGATGATATGAGGAAAGTGAAGAATAGTGAACCTGaacaagaagaaaaagaaataaaat CCCTCGATGAAGGTGATATTGCCCTCCTTAAAACCTAT GGACAAGGCCAATATACGAAAAGCATTAAAACTGTTGAAGAAGACATTCAGACTATCATTAAGAGAGTAAATGAACTTACTGGAATCAAGGAGTCAGACACAGGTTTAGCTCCACCAGCACTGTGGGATTTAGCTGCTGATAAACAG ACCCTGCAAAATGAACAACCACTCCAAGTGGCCAGAtgcacaaaaattattaatgccgATACTGATGACCCCAAGTATATTATAAATGTTAAGCAGTTTGCAAAGTTTGTAGTGGATTTGGCTGATTCGGTGGCTCCTACAGACATAGAGGAAGGCATGAGAGTTGG GGTAGACCGTAACAAGTATCAGATCCATATTCCTTTGCCACCAAAAATTGACCCTACAGTTACAATGATGCAG GTAGAAGAAAAACCTGATGTCACTTACAGTGATGTAGGTGGATGTAAAGAACAAATCGAAAAGCTTAGGGAAGTCGTCGAAACTCCTCTTTTACAT CCAGAAAAATTCGTCAAACTTGGCATTGAACCGCCGAAGGGAGTTCTCTTATTCGGGCCTCCGGGTACTGGAAAAACCCTTTGTGCTCGCGCTGTCGCGAATAGAACCGACGCTTGCTTCATCAGAGTCATCGGATCCGAATTAGTCCAGAAGTATGTCGGAGAAG GGGCTAGAATGGTAAGAGAACTGTTCGAAATGGCCCGTTCCAAGAAAGCCTGCTTGATTTTCTTTGATGAAATCGATGCCATTGGTGGAGCAAGATTTGATGACGGTGCCGGAGGAGATAACGAa GTGCAACGAACCATGTTGGAACTCATCAATCAGCTAGATGGGTTTGACCCGAGAGGAAACATAAAAGTTCTAATGGCTACCAATAGGCCTGACACTTTAGATCCTGCTTTAATGAGACCTGGGCGTTTAGACCGGAAAGTCGAGTTTGGGTTACCGGACCTTGAAGGAAGATCTCatatttttaagattcacGCCAGATCTATGAGTGTGGAAAGAGACATACGATTCGAATTACTGGCTAG GTTATGTCCAAACTCTACTGGAGCTGAAATTCGCTCAGTTTGTACCGAGGCTGGTATGTTTGCCATTCGAGCAAGGAGGAAGGTAGCAACTGAGAAAGACTTTTTGGAAGCTGTGAATAAAGTGATTAAGTCATATGCCAAGTTTTCGGCTACGCCTAGATACATGACTTACAATTAA
- the LOC136346566 gene encoding uncharacterized protein isoform X1, whose product MPETYNDQNQLILSLLCITALVVSAVYYAKSGSSNGYLDDPDVNTTHQIKEDVSKNGSKILSTPKLGLKPQPSCPPLNKPLELAVICSEYFSARMSCTPDDILNPIKHKIPKYYYRKKAAKNNSNDTQNTIVNYVIAIVLLTSLGAALLELYRAKMCPSSGNEKKGNKNPTNRKCSLADLTVLKHHRRELMRRESILEQPFEGESNEQFHQGVKPSPLHRRCSFPASLPSSSDSALVGGFGGRRNSRKLSTAGDFGRRLSIVNEVDRKLSIVGDDAVWRRGSVIGEDSSPERRHYTRLVHRH is encoded by the exons ATGCCAGAGACGTATAACGACCAAAACCAGTTAATTTTGTCCTTACTGTGCATTACCGCTTTGGTTGTGTCCGCAGTGTATTATGCCAAAAGTGGCAGTTCCAATGGGTATTTGGATGATCCAGATGTCAATACCACGCATCAGATTAAAGAGGATGTAAGCAAAAATGgttcgaaaattttatctaCA CCTAAATTAGGGCTTAAGCCACAACCTTCATGTCCTCctttaaataaaccattagAGTTGGCAGTGATTTGTTCAGAATACTTTTCTGCCAGAATGAGTTGCACACCTGATGACATTTTGAACCCCATAAAGCACAAAATTCCGAAATATTATTATAGAAAGAAGGCAGCGAAGAATAATTCCAACGACACTCAAA ATACAATCGTCAATTATGTCATTGCTATCGTGCTCTTAACCTCACTGGGCGCAGCCCTCTTAGAGCTCTACCGAGCCAAGATGTGCCCATCTTCGGGGAACGAGAAGAAGGGTAACAAAAACCCCACGAACCGAAAATGCTCCTTAGCAGATCTGACGGTGCTGAAGCACCATAGAAGGGAGTTGATGAGACGCGAGAGCATTCTGGAGCAGCCCTTTGAGGGGGAGTCGAACGAGCAGTTCCATCAGG GTGTGAAACCTTCACCACTTCATCGTAGATGTTCGTTTCCAGCATCGCTTCCATCTTCAAGTGACTCGGCTTTAGTTGGAGGATTTGGAGGACGCAGGAATTCTAGAAAGCTCTCCACTGCCGGGGATTTTGGCAGAAGATTGTCGATAGTTAATGAGGTGGATCGGAAATTGTCAATCGTCGGTGATGACGCGGTTTGGAGGAGGGGAAGTGTTATTGGAGAGGATTCCTCTCCAGAGAGGAGGCATTATACCAGGCTCGTGCACAGGCATTGA
- the LOC136346419 gene encoding programmed cell death protein 7 yields the protein MNFFAHHQPVPTTSRHASEVATQIFRQNVDKTHVLDNIYNKSNDELWIETWLQQNNIYRPLPNLKKINVPPNAMTIHEAKTQLNKCVSLMGSLNKIQQDLQRNVATMSSTEWKQKTVDIGMIKDEFTRIMCKFDNAEVLKHLKVCIKNRKKKRINDRKRRDRKILEKQEDMEKRKKLHKEIDHWLNSKKEEVEKVKMEEAMQKDADMVLSEVTKKKYDARKQLSLISALIKLRLVRENVANHRGEKTSPEDKRAFNITTEKLVKMWENSLQVYLKEEQGLKLMLEKTQTEDSKQARLNKERRLVEEWKTVLFGQVHVVPTNNSTYWALTAAERELETFIAIRKSWDTFLVSPNNENGSKIPIGWILPDVNSSEAWTRYLDNSNALLG from the exons ATGAACTTTTTCGCTCATCACCAGCCAGTACCTACAACCAGCCGGCATGCCTCTGAAGTTGCCACTCAGATTTTCAGGCAGAATGTGGACAAGACCCATGTTTTAG ataatatttacaataaatccAATGATGAGTTATGGATTGAAACATGGCTTCAGCAAAACAACATCTACCGTCCTCTGCCCAATCTCAAGAAAATTAACGTCCCCCCCAACGCTATGACCATACACGAAGCTAAAACTCAGTTAAACAAATGTGTCTCCTTAATGGGAAGTCTGAATAAG ATTCAACAAGACTTACAACGAAACGTGGCTACAATGTCCTCCACAGAATGGAAGCAAAAAACTGTTGATATTGGAATGATAAAAGACGAATTTACCAGAATAATGTGTAAATTTGACAACGCCGAGGTGCTGAAGCATTTGAAAGTGTGTattaaaaatcgtaaaaaaaagcGCATAAATGATCGTAAGAGGCGTGATAGGAAGATTCTTGAAAAGCAGGAAGATATGgagaagagaaaaaagttGCACAAGGAAATTGATCACTGGTTAAACAGCAAAAAGGAAGAGGTGGAAAAAGTGAAGATGGAAGAAGCTATGCAAAAAGATGCAGACATGGTTTTATCGGAGGTCActaagaaaaaatatgatgCAAGGAAACAACTTTCCCTTATAAGCGCTCTTATAAAGCTCAGATTAGTCAGAGAAAACGTGGCCAATCACCGCGGTGAAAAAACGTCTCCAGAAGATAAAAGAGCATTCAATATCACCACTGAAAAGCTGGTTAAAATGTGGGAAAACAGCCTTCAGGTATATTTGAAAGAGGAGCAAGGACTTAAATTAATGTTAG aaaaaacccAAACTGAGGATTCGAAACAAGCTAGATTGAACAAGGAGCGTCGATTGGTAGAAGAATGGAAGACAGTTCTTTTTGGACAGGTCCACGTAGTTCCGACAAACAACTCAACTTACTGGGCCTTAACTGCAGCGGAACGCGAATTGGAGACATTCATAGCGATACGGAAAAGTTGGGACACTTTTTTGGTGTCTCCTAATAACGAAAATGGATCTAAAATTCCCATTGGATGGATTTTGCCGGATGTTAATAGCAGCGAAGCTTGGACTCGGTATTTGGATAATAGTAATGCTTTATTAGGATAa
- the Tbca gene encoding tubulin-specific chaperone A yields the protein MADPRLKTLKIKTSVVKRLAKEKTVYEKEAEQQKNRIEKCKAEGRDEYHIRKQEEVLQECLMMVPDCQRRLFKAYEELKGILESEQDLKEIEEYLTAEKVLEEAKLQLPTTGDLQKCE from the exons ATGGCAGATCCAAGActaaaaactctaaaaattaaaacaagtgTAGTGAAGAGGTTAGCCAAAGAAAAAACCGTGTATGAAAAAGAAGctgaacaacaaaaaaatag gattgaaaaatgtaaagcTGAAGGTCGTGATGAGTATCACATTAGAAAACAGGAAGAAGTACTGCAAGAGTGTTTGATGATGGTTCCCGATTGTCAGAGGAGACTGTTTAAAGCTTATGAGGAATTGAAAG GCATCTTAGAATCTGAGCaagatttaaaagaaattgaggAGTATTTGACTGCTGAAAAGGTGTTGGAGGAGGCAAAGTTGCAGTTACCAACCACTGGGGATTTGCAGAAGTGCGAATAA
- the LOC136346505 gene encoding fanconi-associated nuclease 1-like yields the protein MCEQQFIIVSVNKNVLDTFLTKWNFLKGPALRQMTLGESFKKAKTPRFKFPKPFLVTDIIYEVYDSSDSEAGDTLPNHNAIVANTNMQSTATTSSNLTSHLLNSPPEDEAISNSAIHRKDPGLPRIISSSSSEKTLLYDCSNIYESTTLNINTQCSPEKNITVTTSYFNTPDVLIINDPTNFVNNCGENFALNMLNKSSKKNCCKKKLHFNDCAESSKIHQTKNQMFSLNTTVKDKHKFDDAGANLKSKPERKRGYPKKNNKVKSSASYNFDQFHNTNTKNVEHSENIELPASTALNCLEKVSQVESPTLMSSPQFSPSGWLSKSPNKSQKRKLETNSKNTRENEKKNTQQEWSKYLPLIQSKISRTPQLTKTPQSSNTQVSKHITNNIPNISRKTSKKKELYKTTNDSNLSVKLTSVSTSKSSLKTSPKSITTKIPIDTTKPSYSKMLEMSPSPNTCTTPKKRLSLNSKSPRIYNRDSPKKTPIKDQELKGLKPKNGKQLQLKQLEKLVELYKVVASSRHLQSLLNSDQRDILKRFISMEDHQKYVVMKLFIWKKSWYNISKFCVKAQISLHEDKEKYEIMEYLRDEGFVHCDYKSSGDIIGLLKELARQQILEIINELRITPNSGTKDQLIMSIFNATRRQTTLTKKTLKDMVFTEIEKKLGFAVMIKEEVWEALYNAYTLATFTNKDFEDIQTYFRQTVHLRVVFPEAPVEDYPVFSSRDMFLAYANALQLRRELDDILGNKAKVNKVVGIYTVAKEAYERLVNTETEDTSNHENAPHLKRFAAQHVYCSILSMCCECIFTKTNGKPNEVRIWLEFLIKRFPHSQKLAKWYHQLIWLHMKHLDNIDYTMGAKLLIEAMKTKRLTERGAYELALLAEPLKSCKKHKIDQIYYDKVTQMVPTTINSMNFPQVQIDSRCIRSGVSGRKRVYITRNDEEMIAKSVETVALDHYAENGYPQGEHCEGSLVRSLLILYFWDIIYNPTKHIPGTFISKLQSAPLDMFSSYFYQNRKDCIDERLKEIESTWSDENLVHFAADNWQKHSHELSALGMVMNTLKEIDIIQILVNVIERKVLAKIFKKLIGNLRENSSGMPDLLVWNVDNKTHKFVEVKGEGDRLAPNQILWLDYLQNVGASIEVCFVHSIGSKRKQINIKTKQKTPISHSEDRDSSS from the exons ATGTGTGAGCAACAGTTTATCATTGTCAGTGTCAATAAAAATGTCCTTGATACATTCTTGACAAAGTGGAATTTTCTAAAG GGGCCTGCATTGAGGCAAATGACACTTGGGGAGTCATTTAAGAAAGCAAAGACTCCAAggtttaaatttccaaaacccTTCTTAGTTACTGATATAATTTATGAAGTTTATGACTCGTCAGATTCTGAAGCAGGAGATACCCTCCCAAATCACAATGCTA TTGTTGCAAATACCAACATGCAATCAACAGCAACCACTTCTTCAAACCTTACCTCCCACTTGTTAAATTCACCACCAGAAGATGAAGCAATCTCTAACTCAGCCATTCATAGAAAAGACCCAG GTTTACCAAGGATCATATCTTCTTCCAGTTCTGAAAAAACTTTACTTTATGACTGCAGCAATATTTATGAAAGTACTACTTTGAATATCAACACTCAGTGCTctcctgaaaaaaatattacagtgACAACAAGCTATTTCAACACACCtgatgttttaattattaatgatcCCACTAATTTTGTGAATAATTGTGgagaaaattttgctttaaacatGCTAAATAA GTCCTCGAAAAAGAATTGCTGTAAGAAGAAGTTGCATTTTAATGATTGTGctgaaagctcaaaaattcatcaaacTAAGAATCAAATGTTTTCCTTAAATACAACAGTCAAGGACAAACATAAATTTGATGATGCGGGGGCAAATTTAAAGTCAAAGCCAGAAAGAAAAAGGGGATAtccaaagaaaaacaataaagttaAAAGTTCAGCTTCATacaactttgatcaatttcATAACACTAACACT AAGAATGTGGAACATTCTGAGAATATTGAATTGCCAGCTTCTACTGCATTAAATTGCCTTGAAAAAGTGTCTCAGGTTGAGTCCCCAACATTAATGTCTTCCCCACAATTTTCCCCTTCTGGTTGGCTTAGTAAAAGTCCAAATAAAA gtCAAAAGCGTAAACTTGAAACTAACAGCAAGAATACTAGAGAaaatgagaagaaaaatacACAGCAGGAATGGTCAAAATATCTTCCTTTGATACAGTCCAAAATTTCTAGAACCCCTCAGTTAACCAAAACTCCACAATCATCTAACACTCAAGTTTCAAAACATATTACTAACAACATTCCAAATATCTCTAGAAAAAcctctaaaaaaaaagaattatacAAAACTACAAATGACTCCAACTTATCCGTCAAATTAACTTCGGTCTCTACTTCAAAATCATCACTTAAAACATCACCAAAATCAATTACTACTAAAATTCCAATAGATACAACAAAACCTTCCTATTCAAAAATGCTTGAAATGTCTCCTTCACCAAATACTTGCACAACACCAAAAAAAAGACTGTCTTTGAACTCTAAAAGCCCACGAATTTATAACCGAGATTCTCCTAAGAAAACCCCGATTAAAGACCAGGAACTGAAAGGGTTAAAACCTAAAAATGGCAAGCAGCTTCAACTAAAgcaattggaaaaattggtGGAGTTGTATAAAGTTGTTGCTTCCAGCAGACATTTGCA ATCTCTACTAAATTCTGATCAAAGAGACATTCTTAAACGCTTTATTTCCATGGAGGACCACCAGAAATATGTTGTAATGAAATTgtttatatggaaaaaatcgtggtataatatttcaaagttttgcGTGAAAGCCCAGATTTCCTTACACGAGGATAAAGAAAAGTATGAGATAATGGAGTACTTAAGGGACGAAGGTTTCGTACATTGTG atTATAAATCTTCTGGAGACATCATTGGTTTATTAAAAGAACTGGCGCGCCAACAAATActagaaataataaacgagCTTCGCATAACTCCAAATAGCGGCACCAAAGATCAACTGATAATGAGCATTTTTAATGCCACAAGAAGACAAACtactttaacaaaaaaaacactgaaagATATGGTTTTTACTGAGATTGAGAAGAAACTGGGGTTTGCCGTGATGATCAAAGAAGAAGTTTGGGAGGCCTTGTACAATGCTTACACATTGGCCACTTTCACAAATAAAGATTTTGAGGACATTCAAACATATTTCAGGCAAACGGTGCATTTAAGAGTGGTATTTCCCGAGGCGCCAGTGGAGGACTATCCAGTATTTTCCAGCAGAGATATGTTTTTAGCATATGCCAATGCTTTGCAGCTAAGGAGAGAGTTGGATGACATCTTGGGAAATAAGGCAAAAGTTAACAAAGTAGTGG gGATTTACACTGTTGCTAAAGAGGCCTACGAGCGGCTGGTTAATACTGAAACGGAGGATACATCAAATCATGAAAACGCTCCCCATCTCAAACGTTTTGCTGCCCAACATGTCTACTGTTCTATATTGTCTATGTGTTGTGAGTGCATATTTACCAAAACTAACGGAAAGCCAAATGAAGTGAGAATATGGTTGGAATTCCTGATAAAACGCTTTCCGCATTCtcaaaaattggcaaaatggTACCATCAACTTATATGGCTTCATATGAAGCATCTAGACAATATCGACTATACAATG GGAGCGAAACTGTTAATCGAAGCAATGAAAACGAAAAGGCTTACCGAAAGAGGAGCATATGAACTGGCTCTTTTAGCGGAACCGTTGAAAAGTTGTAAGAAGCATAAAATCGACCAAATATATTATGATAAGGTGACTCAGATGGTACCCACGACGATTAACTCGATGAACTTTCCTCAAGTACAAATCGACTCAAGGTGTATTCGGTCAGGGGTATCCGGAAGGAAGAGAGTTTACATCACAAGGAACGATGAGGAAATGATAGCCAAATCTGTTGAGACGGTTGCGCTAGACCATTATGCCGA AAATGGTTACCCTCAAGGAGAACATTGTGAAGGATCACTGGTCCGAAGTCTccttatattatatttttgggacattatTTACAATCCCACAAAGCATATACCTGGCACTTTTATAAGCAAACTTCAGTCTGCACCTTTAGACATGTTTTCCTcatatttttaccaaaataGAAAGGATTGCATTGATGAAAGACTGAAAGAGATTG AATCTACATGGTCAGATGAAAATCTAGTGCATTTTGCTGCTGACAATTGGCAAAAACATTCCCATGAGTTGAGCGCATTGGGTATGGTCATGAATACCCTCAAAGAAATCGATATCATACAGATTCTAGTGAATGTAATAGAGAGGAAAGTTCTAgctaaaatattcaaaaa ATTAATCGGCAATCTCAGGGAAAACAGTAGTGGAATGCCAGATTTATTAGTATGGAACGTTGAtaataaaacacacaaatttgtgGAAGTCAAAGGAGAAGGAGACAGACTGGCACCGAATCAAATTTTATGGCTTGattatcttcaaaatgttGGGGCTTCAATTGAAGTATGTTTTGTCCATTCCATAGGTTCAAAGaggaaacaaattaatattaaaactaaacAGAAAACACCAATATCACATTCTGAAGATAGGGATAGTAGTTCTTGA